The Chryseobacterium wanjuense genome includes a window with the following:
- a CDS encoding type VI secretion system contractile sheath small subunit produces MAMFNYGVGGNEVKVDANEAIQDIQENKSLIVSQLTTDESYVPEIVTGLKTVDDVFKHFQPSVAVQHETEDGNVVEEEFRFQNLADFTPKSLTQKSNYLQQLSMEQEQYNKIVRQLKTNKILRNMLENDQTRAAFIEVLKEVAQELEK; encoded by the coding sequence ATGGCAATGTTTAATTATGGTGTTGGCGGAAACGAGGTAAAAGTAGACGCTAATGAAGCTATTCAGGACATACAGGAAAATAAGTCGCTGATTGTGAGCCAGCTTACAACCGATGAATCTTACGTCCCTGAAATTGTAACAGGATTAAAGACTGTGGATGACGTCTTCAAACATTTCCAGCCTTCTGTAGCTGTACAGCACGAAACAGAAGATGGCAACGTAGTAGAAGAGGAATTCCGTTTTCAGAATCTTGCGGACTTCACTCCGAAAAGTCTTACTCAGAAATCAAATTATTTACAGCAGCTTAGTATGGAACAGGAACAATACAACAAAATTGTCCGTCAGCTGAAAACGAATAAAATTCTGCGTAATATGCTGGAGAATGATCAGACGAGAGCTGCATTCATCGAAGTATTGAAAGAAGTGGCACAAGAACTTGAAAAATAA
- a CDS encoding LytR/AlgR family response regulator transcription factor gives MKIKSVIVDDEIIARDVLRNYLTKYCPQIEILGEAENIKEAVPLIAEHRPQLVFLDVEMPFGNAFDVLEATKEFSYETIFITAFSQYSLQALNKSASYYILKPIDIQELILAVNKVAESLEKKEELNRNKILLENLKLKPEKQQLILPTLQGFDVVKTEDIVRLQADGNFTQVYLTDGSKKMVCRFLKHFDDLLENPFVRVHRSHIINTNFVKSYHKSGTATLSDDTEIEVSGSFKDNFLKVFS, from the coding sequence ATGAAAATAAAATCCGTAATTGTAGACGACGAAATTATTGCAAGAGATGTTTTAAGGAATTATCTCACAAAATATTGTCCGCAAATTGAAATTCTTGGAGAAGCGGAAAATATTAAAGAAGCCGTTCCATTGATCGCCGAACACCGGCCTCAACTGGTTTTTCTGGATGTTGAAATGCCTTTTGGAAACGCATTTGACGTATTGGAAGCCACAAAGGAATTTTCTTACGAAACGATTTTCATTACGGCATTTTCGCAATATTCTCTTCAGGCTTTGAACAAATCTGCGAGTTATTATATTTTAAAACCAATTGATATTCAGGAGCTTATTTTGGCGGTAAACAAGGTGGCGGAAAGTCTTGAAAAAAAGGAAGAACTTAACAGGAATAAAATTCTCCTTGAAAATTTAAAATTAAAGCCTGAAAAACAACAGCTTATCCTTCCCACTTTACAAGGTTTTGATGTGGTGAAAACGGAAGATATCGTCAGACTTCAGGCGGATGGGAATTTCACCCAGGTTTATCTTACGGATGGTTCTAAGAAGATGGTTTGCAGATTTTTAAAACATTTCGATGACCTGTTGGAAAATCCTTTTGTGAGGGTTCACCGTTCACATATTATCAACACCAATTTTGTGAAGTCTTATCATAAAAGCGGAACCGCAACCCTTTCTGATGATACGGAAATTGAAGTTTCAGGAAGTTTTAAGGATAATTTTCTTAAAGTTTTTTCATAA
- a CDS encoding CinA family nicotinamide mononucleotide deamidase-related protein, with protein sequence MEKAVLITIGDEILSGNTVDTNSNFIAAELKNIGIRVSQIFTISDEIETIKNTLTSAFETGDLIITTGGLGPTRDDKTKKAIAEFFNDEIALDEVTFNHLKAYMEKRGRLEILERNREQAFVPTKSTVFQNHYGTAPCMMMEQDGKLLFSLPGVPYEVKPLIKDQIIPYLQEKFNLNYISTRIVSVVGIPESILADTIENWELALPQNLALSYLPVGTRVKLRLTATGENEAVLQQQLEEEIQKLLPLIKDNVIATSEDKIEKILAELLMERNMTISTAESCTGGELAKMITSNSGSSKYFVGGIIAYATEKKIEILKVKKETVDEFTVVSEQVASEMAEGCQKLFDTHISLSTTGVAGPEKGEDGKEVGTVFYTIRVNDKVVTSKLYMPHLDRLDFMYFVSQKIIQDLVGVLISE encoded by the coding sequence ATGGAAAAAGCTGTTCTGATTACTATTGGGGATGAAATACTTTCCGGAAATACCGTAGATACCAATTCGAATTTCATCGCTGCCGAACTTAAAAATATTGGGATAAGAGTTTCACAGATCTTCACGATTTCTGACGAAATTGAAACCATCAAAAATACTTTAACATCCGCATTTGAAACCGGAGATTTAATCATCACAACAGGTGGATTAGGCCCTACTAGAGATGATAAAACCAAAAAAGCCATCGCAGAATTCTTTAATGATGAAATTGCTTTGGATGAGGTTACTTTTAATCATCTGAAAGCCTATATGGAAAAACGCGGCCGCCTGGAAATCCTTGAAAGAAACCGCGAACAGGCCTTTGTGCCTACGAAATCAACCGTTTTTCAAAACCATTACGGAACGGCTCCCTGTATGATGATGGAGCAGGACGGAAAATTGCTGTTCAGTCTTCCTGGTGTTCCTTATGAAGTGAAACCATTGATAAAAGATCAGATTATTCCGTATTTACAGGAAAAATTTAATCTAAATTATATTTCAACAAGAATAGTTTCCGTTGTAGGAATTCCCGAAAGCATTCTGGCGGATACCATTGAAAACTGGGAATTGGCTTTGCCTCAAAATTTAGCTTTGTCATATCTTCCGGTTGGAACCCGCGTGAAGTTGAGATTGACGGCAACCGGCGAAAATGAAGCCGTTTTACAGCAGCAACTGGAAGAGGAAATCCAAAAATTATTGCCTTTAATTAAAGATAATGTCATCGCAACTTCTGAAGACAAAATTGAAAAAATTCTTGCTGAACTTTTAATGGAAAGAAATATGACGATTTCCACGGCAGAAAGCTGTACCGGTGGAGAATTGGCAAAAATGATCACCTCAAATTCCGGAAGTTCAAAATATTTTGTAGGCGGAATTATAGCCTATGCAACCGAAAAGAAAATTGAAATTTTAAAGGTAAAAAAAGAAACCGTAGATGAATTTACAGTGGTAAGTGAGCAGGTGGCGTCCGAAATGGCGGAAGGTTGTCAGAAATTATTTGATACCCATATTTCACTATCTACAACAGGCGTTGCCGGTCCCGAAAAAGGGGAGGATGGAAAAGAGGTGGGAACGGTTTTTTATACCATCAGAGTCAATGACAAGGTGGTCACTTCAAAACTGTATATGCCACATTTGGACAGGCTGGATTTTATGTATTTCGTTTCGCAGAAAATCATTCAGGACTTGGTTGGAGTCTTGATTTCGGAGTAG
- a CDS encoding lipocalin family protein — translation MKTFQKIVIPVSLGVLGLIILNSCSVGIPNGAAAVRNFNAQKYLGKWYEIARFDYKFERNMDNVMATYSQNPDGTIRVDNKGYNYVKKEWKQSVGEAKFVKEKTEARLKVSFFKPIWAGYNVIDIDDNYQYALVAGSSLKYLWILSRTTEIPESIRTRFLEKAKKIGYNTDELIWVKHNQ, via the coding sequence ATGAAGACGTTTCAAAAAATAGTTATACCCGTTTCTCTGGGTGTTTTAGGATTAATTATTCTCAATTCATGTTCGGTCGGAATCCCGAATGGTGCGGCGGCAGTTCGTAATTTTAATGCTCAGAAATACCTCGGAAAATGGTATGAAATCGCACGTTTCGACTATAAATTCGAAAGAAATATGGATAATGTGATGGCCACTTATTCTCAAAATCCGGACGGGACAATTCGTGTAGATAACAAAGGATATAATTACGTAAAAAAAGAGTGGAAACAATCGGTAGGGGAAGCGAAATTTGTTAAGGAAAAAACGGAAGCGCGTTTAAAAGTTTCATTTTTCAAACCTATTTGGGCGGGCTATAATGTAATCGATATTGACGATAACTATCAGTACGCTTTGGTTGCAGGAAGTAGTTTAAAATATCTTTGGATTCTGTCCAGAACCACCGAAATCCCTGAAAGTATACGAACAAGATTCCTTGAAAAAGCTAAAAAAATCGGCTACAATACAGATGAGCTGATCTGGGTGAAGCATAATCAATAA
- a CDS encoding tetratricopeptide repeat-containing sensor histidine kinase yields the protein MKLLFKIILIFVLAQGNFSFAQDSARVSNVLKSARKLQKAVDNNDPKGVADTYVGLANNYYNQGNYAKSEEYFIKARNIYQNLNDKKNLESVTRKLAQSQEKQNKITPAISNYSRAAEVSYTEKNKTVNSNDAARLSNASPELKAEAIQSNIEISQKSKDKGNLAASYSQMADVNIQQNNIPKAEENLNNAYKLSKQQAPQQALEINQKLTDFYVENKNFDKAIEAKKKVLKENFVKDNSQEKVNQIQELADIYIKKNDAEEAITLLKNAYKISLEKGHTLEAQKSVKKLDSLYAISQNTDASVLLYRDFLGKLPDLVSKDKSLVDQKILEDTEQRISQLEKEKELKDELIRKKNVFNYGLIGALIVLTALIIFIFRTLKKVQTKNKKIALQSLRREMNPHFIFNSLNSVNHFIATNNELEANQYLTKFSKLMRGVMENSTEDFIPFQQELDLLQNYLALEKTRFADKFDYEIEVDESLNTQSLKVPGMLIQPFLENAVWHGLRYRSTKGFLKLNFEKENQHLKITIEDNGIGIEESKKQKTQHQKTREGRGMKNTLERITLLNDLYGQDIQCKITDKKNGEGVFVEISYKLVNK from the coding sequence GTGAAATTACTTTTTAAAATAATACTGATATTCGTTCTGGCACAGGGAAATTTTTCTTTTGCCCAGGATTCCGCACGTGTTTCCAATGTTTTAAAATCTGCCAGAAAACTTCAAAAAGCAGTTGATAATAATGATCCGAAAGGCGTCGCAGATACCTATGTAGGTCTTGCAAATAATTATTACAACCAGGGCAATTACGCTAAAAGTGAAGAGTACTTTATAAAAGCACGAAATATTTATCAGAATTTAAATGATAAAAAAAATCTTGAATCCGTAACAAGAAAGCTGGCACAGTCACAGGAAAAACAGAATAAAATTACTCCTGCAATCAGCAATTACAGCCGCGCTGCAGAGGTGAGCTACACCGAAAAAAATAAAACCGTCAATTCTAATGATGCAGCACGACTTTCCAATGCTTCGCCCGAACTGAAGGCTGAGGCGATTCAAAGTAATATTGAAATCAGTCAGAAAAGTAAGGATAAAGGCAATCTGGCAGCAAGTTACAGCCAAATGGCAGATGTGAATATTCAACAAAATAATATTCCGAAAGCGGAAGAAAACTTGAATAATGCCTATAAATTATCCAAACAACAGGCACCGCAACAGGCACTGGAAATCAACCAGAAACTAACCGATTTTTACGTCGAAAATAAAAACTTTGACAAAGCAATTGAAGCTAAAAAGAAAGTTTTAAAAGAAAATTTTGTGAAAGACAATTCGCAGGAAAAAGTCAATCAGATTCAGGAGCTCGCGGATATTTATATCAAAAAAAACGATGCTGAAGAAGCCATTACTTTATTAAAAAATGCCTATAAAATTTCGCTTGAAAAAGGACACACCTTGGAAGCACAGAAAAGTGTAAAAAAATTGGACAGTTTGTACGCTATTTCACAAAATACGGATGCTTCGGTGCTGCTGTACAGGGATTTTCTGGGAAAATTGCCCGATTTGGTTTCGAAAGATAAAAGTTTGGTAGATCAGAAAATTCTGGAAGATACAGAACAAAGAATTTCTCAGCTTGAAAAGGAAAAAGAATTGAAGGATGAGTTGATTCGCAAAAAAAATGTTTTCAATTACGGTTTGATCGGAGCTTTGATTGTATTGACGGCACTAATTATTTTCATCTTCAGAACCCTGAAAAAAGTGCAGACCAAAAACAAAAAAATTGCCTTACAATCGCTTCGCAGGGAGATGAATCCGCATTTTATTTTTAACAGTTTAAACAGTGTCAATCATTTTATCGCGACGAATAACGAACTGGAAGCCAATCAGTATTTAACCAAATTTTCAAAGCTCATGCGCGGCGTCATGGAAAATTCTACGGAAGATTTCATTCCTTTTCAGCAGGAACTGGATTTGCTGCAAAATTATTTAGCTTTAGAAAAAACACGTTTTGCAGATAAGTTTGATTACGAAATTGAAGTAGACGAAAGCCTGAATACCCAAAGCCTGAAAGTTCCCGGAATGCTTATACAGCCGTTTCTGGAAAATGCAGTCTGGCATGGACTTCGTTACAGGTCAACAAAAGGTTTTTTAAAATTAAATTTTGAAAAAGAAAATCAGCATTTAAAAATCACCATTGAAGACAACGGAATCGGAATTGAAGAAAGCAAAAAACAAAAAACGCAGCATCAAAAAACCCGTGAAGGCCGCGGAATGAAAAATACCCTCGAAAGAATCACGCTATTGAATGATTTGTACGGTCAGGATATCCAATGTAAAATCACAGACAAGAAAAATGGTGAAGGCGTTTTTGTAGAAATCAGCTATAAGTTAGTGAATAAGTGA
- a CDS encoding M13 family metallopeptidase yields MKKLTLSLFLLAGICSQTVNAQASAVKTAANTDKGLDLSLMDKSVRPQDDFYNYVSGTWMKTAKIPSDKPTWGSFNKLAEDTDNNSMTILNSLLKDKFADGTEGKKIQDLYATYMDMKKRDADGIKPIQANISKIDAIKNLTDLQNYLTSVTKEGENTFYGWGVDADLKDSKMNAVYLGNASLGLGRDYYQKVNEKNTEALAEYTKYVASMLKELGYKNADAAAKGIVDYEKSIAQTYLTNEQSRDNTLQYSPKTMTELSGLVKNVNLPAYLKAVGVNTDKVIIGEIGYYKNLDKFISAQNLPVIKDYLKFHMIHGSASYLSEKLGDMKFAFYGKYLRGQQEQRALNKRGFELINGTLGEAFGKLYVEKYFPAEAKAQMVELIDYLKKSFAVHINNLAWMSSTTKEKAMQKLNKFTVKVAYPDKWKDYSKLTIVPESKGGNLYSNLQNITEWQYNKDLAKIGKPVDKTEWGMTPQTVNAYYNPVNNEIVFPAAILQPPFFNPKADAAVNFGGIGAVIGHEMSHGFDDSGAQFDADGNLVDWWTPEDKANFEKATKALAAQYDKYEPVKGTFVNGTFTNGENIADLGGVNIAYDALQMYLKDKGNPGSISGYTQDQRFFLSWATVWRTLSSEKYMVNQVKTDPHSPGYFRSFGPIINVDAFYKAFDVKQGDKLYKAPADRIKIW; encoded by the coding sequence ATGAAAAAATTAACGCTTTCTCTATTTTTATTAGCAGGAATTTGTTCGCAAACAGTGAACGCCCAGGCTAGTGCTGTGAAAACCGCAGCAAATACAGATAAAGGTTTAGACCTTAGCCTGATGGATAAATCAGTTCGTCCGCAGGATGATTTTTATAACTATGTAAGTGGAACATGGATGAAAACTGCCAAAATTCCTTCTGATAAACCAACTTGGGGAAGTTTCAACAAATTGGCTGAAGATACAGACAATAATTCAATGACGATTCTGAACTCTCTTTTGAAAGATAAATTTGCAGACGGAACGGAAGGGAAAAAAATTCAGGATCTGTACGCGACGTACATGGATATGAAGAAGAGAGATGCTGACGGAATCAAGCCTATTCAGGCAAATATCAGTAAAATCGATGCTATTAAAAACCTTACGGATCTTCAGAATTATCTGACTTCTGTAACGAAAGAAGGTGAAAATACGTTCTACGGATGGGGTGTAGATGCAGATTTGAAAGATTCTAAAATGAACGCTGTTTATCTGGGTAATGCATCACTTGGTTTAGGAAGAGATTATTATCAGAAAGTAAACGAAAAAAACACGGAAGCTCTTGCAGAATATACAAAATATGTGGCTTCTATGTTGAAAGAATTAGGGTACAAAAACGCTGATGCAGCGGCAAAGGGTATCGTAGATTACGAAAAAAGCATCGCTCAGACGTATCTTACAAACGAGCAGAGCCGTGACAATACGCTTCAGTACAGCCCAAAAACAATGACTGAACTTTCAGGTTTAGTGAAAAATGTAAATCTTCCTGCTTATCTTAAAGCTGTTGGAGTAAATACAGATAAAGTAATCATCGGAGAAATCGGATATTACAAAAATTTAGATAAATTCATCAGTGCTCAGAATCTTCCTGTAATCAAGGATTATCTAAAATTCCACATGATCCACGGAAGTGCTTCTTACCTAAGCGAAAAATTGGGTGACATGAAGTTTGCTTTCTATGGTAAATACTTGAGAGGTCAGCAAGAACAAAGAGCCCTGAACAAAAGAGGTTTTGAGTTGATCAACGGGACTTTGGGTGAGGCTTTCGGAAAATTATATGTTGAAAAATATTTCCCTGCAGAAGCTAAAGCTCAAATGGTTGAGTTAATTGATTATTTAAAGAAAAGCTTTGCAGTTCACATCAACAATTTAGCGTGGATGTCTTCTACAACGAAGGAAAAAGCAATGCAGAAATTAAACAAATTCACTGTAAAAGTTGCCTATCCGGACAAATGGAAAGATTATTCTAAATTAACGATCGTTCCAGAATCTAAAGGTGGAAATCTATATTCAAACCTTCAGAATATCACAGAATGGCAGTACAACAAAGATTTAGCTAAAATCGGAAAACCGGTGGATAAAACGGAGTGGGGAATGACTCCACAAACGGTAAATGCTTATTACAACCCGGTAAACAACGAAATCGTTTTCCCTGCTGCGATCCTTCAGCCGCCTTTCTTCAATCCTAAAGCTGATGCTGCGGTGAATTTCGGTGGAATCGGTGCAGTTATCGGTCACGAAATGAGCCACGGATTTGATGATTCTGGTGCACAGTTCGATGCAGACGGTAACTTGGTAGACTGGTGGACTCCGGAAGATAAAGCAAACTTCGAAAAAGCAACAAAAGCTCTTGCTGCTCAGTATGATAAGTACGAACCAGTAAAAGGAACTTTCGTAAACGGAACGTTCACAAACGGTGAAAATATTGCTGACTTAGGTGGTGTAAACATCGCTTACGACGCCCTTCAAATGTATTTGAAAGATAAAGGAAACCCGGGATCTATCAGCGGTTACACGCAGGATCAGAGATTCTTCCTAAGCTGGGCAACAGTTTGGAGAACCTTATCAAGTGAAAAATACATGGTAAACCAAGTGAAAACAGACCCGCACTCTCCTGGATATTTCAGAAGTTTTGGACCTATCATCAATGTTGATGCCTTCTACAAAGCATTCGACGTGAAACAGGGAGATAAATTATACAAAGCTCCTGCAGACAGAATTAAAATCTGGTAA
- a CDS encoding M13 family metallopeptidase gives MKKLNIGILAFSGLVFLNSCGTTKTADTQKPETMKDVVVKPAKEEMKEEGINLSYMDKSVRPQDDFFSYVNGNWVKITQIPSDKASWGSFNALRENVDDASLDILNKILSETYPAGSEGQKIQNLYASFMDTSKRNAEGLVPIKGDLAKIDAIKNLNDLQNYLLEATKLGDNSFYGWRVGADMKNSNMNAVYLGGPDLGLGRDYYQKVNEANTKTLAEYQTYVGKLFGVLGYKNSDAAAKNVVDFEKQLANYLLTLEQNRDANLRYNPKNVSELSGLVKNVNLAKYLKDAGVNTDRVIVGELKYYQNMDSFLTQKNLPLLKDYLKYHLINGNASNLDEGLEQIRFDFYSKYLQGQKEQRPMNKRGLSLVNGVLGEAFGKLYVEKYFTPEAKQQMETYIDYLLKSFKQHINDMDWMSPATKVKAQEKLSKFTVKIAYPDKWKDYTQLKVDAPAQGATLYSNLQNVAAWQYQRSLDKVGKPVDKTEWGMTPQTVNAYYSGSNNEIVFPAAILQPPFYNPKADAAVNFGGIGAVIGHEISHGFDDSGSRFDGDGNLNNWWTDADRKNFDAKVGQLAAQYNSYEPVKGSFVNGKFTSGENIGDLGGVAVAYDALQMYLKDHGNPGLISGFTQDQRFFMSWATVWRTKSTDQYMVNQVKTDPHSPGVFRAFGPLVNQDSFIKAFDIKPGDKMYKAPQDRIKIW, from the coding sequence ATGAAAAAGCTAAATATCGGAATACTTGCCTTTTCCGGGCTGGTATTTTTAAACTCATGTGGTACAACAAAAACTGCTGATACTCAAAAACCCGAGACAATGAAAGACGTTGTGGTAAAGCCAGCGAAAGAAGAAATGAAAGAAGAGGGGATCAATTTATCTTATATGGATAAAAGTGTTCGTCCGCAGGATGATTTTTTTAGCTATGTGAACGGAAATTGGGTGAAAATCACTCAAATTCCTTCTGATAAAGCAAGTTGGGGATCTTTCAATGCGTTGAGAGAAAATGTAGATGATGCTTCTTTGGATATTCTAAACAAAATTTTATCTGAAACATATCCTGCAGGTTCGGAAGGACAGAAAATCCAGAATCTGTATGCCTCTTTTATGGATACCAGTAAAAGAAATGCAGAAGGTTTAGTGCCTATCAAAGGAGATTTAGCAAAAATAGATGCCATTAAAAACCTTAATGATCTTCAAAACTATTTGTTGGAAGCAACGAAACTGGGAGACAACTCTTTCTACGGATGGAGAGTAGGTGCAGATATGAAAAACTCAAACATGAATGCGGTGTATCTTGGCGGTCCGGATCTTGGTTTGGGAAGAGATTATTATCAAAAAGTAAATGAAGCTAATACCAAAACATTGGCAGAATACCAAACTTATGTTGGAAAGTTATTCGGAGTTTTAGGCTATAAAAATTCTGATGCGGCGGCAAAAAATGTGGTTGATTTCGAGAAACAATTGGCCAATTATCTATTGACTCTTGAGCAGAACCGAGATGCTAATTTACGATACAACCCAAAAAATGTATCCGAATTATCTGGTTTGGTTAAAAATGTAAACCTTGCAAAATACTTAAAAGATGCAGGCGTAAATACAGACAGAGTCATTGTAGGAGAGCTTAAATATTACCAGAATATGGATTCGTTCCTTACTCAAAAGAACCTTCCGCTGTTGAAAGATTATTTGAAATATCATTTAATCAACGGTAATGCAAGCAATCTGGATGAAGGCTTGGAACAGATCAGATTTGATTTCTATTCTAAATATCTTCAGGGTCAGAAAGAGCAGCGCCCGATGAATAAAAGAGGTCTTTCTCTCGTAAATGGTGTTCTGGGTGAGGCTTTTGGTAAATTGTATGTCGAAAAATACTTCACTCCGGAAGCAAAACAGCAGATGGAAACTTATATTGATTATTTATTAAAATCATTCAAACAACATATCAACGATATGGATTGGATGTCTCCTGCCACGAAAGTAAAAGCGCAGGAAAAATTATCAAAATTCACGGTGAAAATTGCATATCCCGACAAATGGAAAGACTACACCCAGTTGAAAGTGGATGCTCCGGCTCAGGGTGCAACATTATATTCTAACCTTCAGAACGTTGCAGCTTGGCAATATCAGAGAAGCTTAGACAAAGTAGGGAAACCTGTTGACAAAACAGAATGGGGAATGACTCCGCAGACGGTAAATGCTTACTATAGCGGTTCAAACAACGAGATCGTGTTCCCTGCTGCGATTCTTCAGCCTCCTTTCTACAATCCTAAAGCGGATGCTGCGGTGAATTTCGGGGGAATCGGTGCGGTTATCGGTCATGAGATTTCTCACGGATTCGACGACAGCGGTTCAAGATTCGACGGAGATGGTAACTTAAATAACTGGTGGACAGATGCAGATCGTAAAAATTTCGACGCAAAAGTGGGACAGTTGGCTGCTCAATACAACAGTTATGAGCCTGTAAAAGGAAGTTTCGTGAACGGAAAATTCACAAGCGGTGAAAATATCGGTGACTTAGGTGGAGTAGCTGTTGCTTACGATGCCCTTCAAATGTACCTGAAAGATCATGGAAACCCGGGATTAATCAGCGGTTTCACGCAGGATCAGAGATTTTTCATGAGCTGGGCTACGGTTTGGAGAACGAAATCTACAGATCAGTATATGGTGAACCAGGTGAAAACAGATCCGCACTCGCCGGGAGTTTTCAGGGCATTTGGTCCTTTGGTGAATCAGGATTCTTTCATCAAAGCATTCGATATCAAGCCTGGAGACAAAATGTATAAAGCACCTCAGGACAGAATAAAGATTTGGTAA
- a CDS encoding SIMPL domain-containing protein gives MKLKHFLLIGLLTAGSLINAQEIKKNAIEVTGVAEMEVEPDEIIFNVGIKGDNKNQLADNEKLLFETLKNNGVKNEDIKFKSMYQNIYAKTKTFTKNFQFKINKKTEMGNLFESLNQKWVTNINIAEIKNTKIADFRKTVKINALKAAKEKAEYLLESLGKKIGNPIEIVEIEDYTSDMIVPAAYKSRAANVQLEAADAGVDYSFENIENIRLKYSIKTRYEIL, from the coding sequence ATGAAATTGAAACATTTTTTACTGATCGGATTATTAACAGCAGGAAGTCTGATCAATGCACAGGAAATTAAGAAAAATGCGATTGAAGTAACAGGTGTTGCCGAAATGGAAGTAGAACCGGATGAGATCATCTTCAACGTCGGAATAAAAGGTGACAACAAAAACCAACTCGCCGACAATGAAAAACTTTTGTTTGAAACCCTGAAAAATAACGGTGTAAAAAATGAAGACATCAAATTCAAATCGATGTATCAAAACATTTATGCTAAAACAAAAACTTTCACGAAAAATTTTCAGTTTAAAATCAACAAAAAAACAGAAATGGGAAATCTGTTTGAAAGCCTGAATCAAAAATGGGTAACGAACATCAACATCGCAGAAATCAAGAATACAAAAATTGCTGATTTCAGAAAAACCGTTAAGATCAATGCTTTAAAAGCTGCAAAAGAAAAAGCCGAATATCTGTTGGAAAGTCTCGGTAAAAAAATCGGAAACCCGATTGAAATCGTAGAAATTGAGGACTATACAAGTGATATGATCGTTCCTGCCGCTTATAAAAGCAGAGCCGCCAATGTTCAACTGGAAGCCGCGGATGCCGGGGTAGATTATTCTTTCGAAAATATCGAAAACATCAGGCTGAAATACAGCATTAAAACAAGATACGAAATCCTTTAA
- a CDS encoding vWA domain-containing protein yields the protein MTTIKTLTLAMGAAAFLGAQNSPKFECKEPTVQRTIVQNDHQPAGTLGKENKIQVALLLDTSNSMDGLIDQAKSRLWNIVNTLTTLKYDGQAPQVEIALYEYGNDGLRDENYIRQVTPLTQDLDLVSEKLFALRTNGGSEYCGAVIRDASMNLNWDGNEKSMKLIYIAGNEPFDQGKINYKEVISTAKRKNIYTNTIFCGSRDEGIQTFWQNGATIGDGKYFNIDSDRKVIYIETPYDVRISQCNAKLNDTYIYYGSHGSEYKTKQIAQDRNAEVQSVSNAVERTVAKAKKNAYKNDHWDLVDKAEKDKAYISNLKQEELPSELKGKSSTEIQKIVAQKSSERDKIQKEIEELSKKRQDFIDAEMKKKGSADSDDLGKAIEKSILELAKKNGYSS from the coding sequence ATGACAACTATTAAAACTTTAACATTAGCCATGGGAGCTGCGGCTTTTTTAGGCGCACAGAATTCCCCGAAATTTGAGTGTAAAGAACCTACGGTTCAGAGAACAATCGTTCAGAATGATCATCAGCCAGCCGGAACTTTAGGTAAAGAAAATAAAATTCAGGTTGCTTTGCTTCTGGACACGTCCAACAGTATGGACGGTTTGATCGATCAGGCAAAATCCAGACTCTGGAATATCGTGAATACCCTGACAACTTTGAAATATGACGGACAAGCCCCACAAGTGGAAATTGCCCTTTACGAATACGGAAACGACGGGTTGAGAGATGAAAATTACATCCGGCAGGTGACTCCGCTTACCCAGGATCTGGATCTGGTTTCCGAGAAACTGTTTGCCTTAAGAACCAACGGAGGAAGCGAATATTGCGGCGCCGTAATCCGCGATGCATCGATGAATCTGAACTGGGACGGAAATGAGAAAAGCATGAAACTGATTTATATCGCAGGAAATGAACCTTTTGATCAGGGGAAAATCAATTATAAGGAGGTAATTTCGACTGCAAAGAGGAAAAATATTTATACCAATACTATTTTCTGTGGCAGCAGAGACGAGGGAATTCAAACATTCTGGCAAAACGGAGCAACCATCGGTGACGGAAAATATTTCAATATCGACAGTGACAGAAAGGTAATTTATATCGAAACGCCTTATGATGTGAGGATTTCACAATGCAACGCAAAACTGAATGACACCTATATCTATTATGGAAGCCACGGTTCGGAATACAAAACCAAACAAATTGCACAGGACAGAAACGCCGAAGTGCAGTCTGTTTCCAACGCCGTTGAAAGAACGGTAGCCAAAGCCAAGAAAAATGCCTACAAAAATGACCACTGGGATTTGGTAGATAAAGCCGAAAAAGATAAGGCCTATATTTCCAATCTTAAACAGGAAGAACTTCCTTCCGAATTAAAAGGGAAAAGCAGCACTGAAATTCAGAAAATTGTGGCTCAGAAGTCGTCTGAAAGGGATAAAATTCAAAAAGAAATTGAAGAATTATCTAAAAAACGTCAGGATTTCATCGATGCAGAAATGAAAAAGAAAGGAAGTGCAGATTCAGATGATCTTGGAAAAGCCATTGAAAAATCTATCCTTGAGCTGGCTAAGAAAAACGGATACAGTTCGTAA